The genomic region TTGCAGCTCCTTTCTGTAAGAATGTCGTTTTTTCAGGGTTGTAAATGAGGTCATACAATAGGTGTGCCTCAGTGAGGTGCTGGTAAGGCAGCGGTGGACAGGCTTCTGTGTTAGGAAAAGTACCCAGCGGGGTGCAATTGATAATTAGAGTATATTTTTTGAGTAAGGAACCGTTGAGGTCGGTGTAGGCAAACTGCCCAAGGTGAGGTGTGCGCGATACAAAGCGGTAAGCGATACCTAAACTTTTGAGCACATAAGCCACTGCCTGCGAAGCTCCTCCTGTACCTAAAATAAGGGCGTGGGTGTGCTGCGGTTTGAGCAGTGGTTTCAGGCTTTCGGCAAAGCCATAGGCATCGGTGTTGTAGCCCACTAAACCTTCGGGGGTTATTTTTACGGTATTTACCGCCCCAATAGCCTCTGCCACAGGATCAATAGAGCTAAGCAACGGCAGTATATCACGCTTATAAGGAATGGTAACATTAAAGCCCCTGAGATGAGGGTGTGCGGCGATGAGCGCAGGTAATTCTTCAATGCGCTGAATATCAAAATTGACATACTGACAATCGGCAAGCCCTTCGCGTTGAAACTTTTCAGCGAAGTAGGCTCTTGAGAATGAATAGGCGATGTTGCGCCCTACGAGTGCGTAAAGGTTTTTCATATATTATTGTCCTGTTCTAATGGCTTCTACGGGGTTGAGGCGTGCGGCTGACGAGGCGGGGATAATACCCGAGAGTAGCCCTACGACAAAGGAAATGCCCAGCCCTATGGCGATGTTCTTAAAGGAAAGGATAAAATGGAAGGTCTCGCTGATGCCCGAGAGTGCAAAGGTGAGCAACCATACCAATAGGAGCCCAGCTAAGCCCCCAATGATTGCCAAGAGCACTGCCTCAAAGAGGAATTGGAAGAGAATAAATTGGTTCTTTGCCCCGAGCGATTTTTGTACGCCGATGAGGTTCGTACGTTCTTTGACGCTTACGAACATAATGTTAGCAATGCCAAAGCCTCCCACAAGGATAGAGAAGCCCCCTATAATCCAACCGATGAGGTTCATCATACTGATGGTCTCATCGATCATATCGGTAAAGGAAGAGACTTTGTTGAGGAAGAAGTTGTCGATCTGTTCAGGTTTTAAGCCTCGCATTGTGCGGACGCGTGCGCGGAGGGTCTCCTCGTAGGCGATGGCATCGGTGCCCTTCTTGGGTTTAAAGGTAACGGCGGCAGGGTAACCATTGGGACCTGTGGGGATAAACGTACGCACAAAGTTGGCGTCTGTATAGGCCTTCTCATCGGTATCATCGCCCATATCACCGTAACGTTTCAGTACCCCTACGACCCGCATCTTGCGACCAAAGGCACGTATTTCTTTGTCCAGAGGCTCTTCACTGCCAAAGAGTTGCTGTGCGATATTGTGTCCAAGTACAATCACTGCACTGCCTGTATTGGCTTCTGTATCCGTAAAGAAACGCCCTTTGGCGATCTTAATGTCATTGAGCATTTCCACCCCTGCACTCACGGCTTCTACCGAAACATTTTCTATGGTTTTCCCACCGTATTTTAAGCTACTATTTACACCAAATATTTGGTAAACCACTACCTCTGTGTTGGTCATTTCGCGTTGCAACTGCTCAAACTCTTGGTAGGTAACTTGCGGAAACTGAAAGCGCTTCCACTGAGGCACATCCGTAGGGGCGAAGGAGAATTTGCAGAGGGTGATCATATTCTTATCCAAGCCCGAGAGCTGGTCTTGGATCATCTTGTTGAGTGAATCCACCGCAGCGAGCACTGAGATGATGGAGAAGATGCCCACCGTTACCCCCAGTAGCGAAAGGACAGTGCGCAGCTTATTATCGCGCAAGGATTTGATGGCGAAGTTAAAGCTCTCTTTAAGTAGTTGTAAATAAATAAACATAAGCGATGGCTGTAATTTTTTTTAAACTTTATAGGCGTTATCTCGTAAAAAAGTATTATTTTTGTAGCCAAAATTAAGACATTTATTTCAAATGAGCACTACAAAACAAGCAAAATCTGCATTGATATCTGTCTTTGACAAGACAGGTTTAGAACCTATTGTGCACAGAATGAAAACTTTAGGCATCACTATTTACTCTACTGGCGGTACTGAAAGTTTTCTTAAAAATCTCGGAGTTGAGGTTATTCCCGTGGAGAGTGTTACCGATTATCCCTCTATTTTAGGAGGGCGAGTGAAGACGCTGCACCCTAAAATCTTTGGCGGTATTCTCAACCGTCAAGACAACGATAATGATGTAGAGGAGATGAAGCAATATACCATTCCACAGATTGACATTGTAATTGTAGATTTGTATCCATTTGAAAAGACCGTGCACTCAGGGGCAAGTGAGGCTGAAATCATTGAGAAGATTGATATAGGCGGCATCTCGCTCATACGGGCAGCCGCTAAGAATTTTGCCGATGTGCTGTGTATTTCCTCTGTGAATCAGTATGATGCCCTCTTGAATATATTAGTAGAGCAACACGGGGCTACTACCCTTGAAGAGCGTCGCCACTTTGCAGCTGAGGCTTTTGCAGTCTCTTCACATTACGACACGGCGATATTCAACTATTTTAACCAAAAGGAGCAAATACCTTGCCTTAAGATTAGCGAGAGCGAGGGGCAAGTGCTCCGCTACGGTGAGAACCCCCACCAGAAGGGCGAGTACTATGGCAACCTCAACGCTCTCTTCAAGAAGATGCACGGCAAGGAACTCTCTTACAACAACTTGCTTGATATAGATGCAGCTGTAAACTTAATGGCAGAGTTCAGCCACGATGACCCTACCTTTGCAATTCTCAAACACAACAATGCCTGTGGAGTGGCTACTCGAAAGACAATCGCTGAGGCTTACCAAGCGACACTTGCAGGCGACCCTGTGTCAGCTTTTGGGGGAATACTCATCTCCAATACGAAGATAGACTCAGCTACTGCAGAGCTCATTCACCCGCTTTTCTTTGAGGTGATTATCGCCCCTTCGTATAGCGATGAGGCTCTCACCATCTTAGAGCAAAAGAAGAACCGCATTATCCTTGTGAAGCGTTCGGCTGACTTGCCTAAAATGAGCCTACGCTCTTGCCTGAATGGCTATCTCGTGCAGGAAAAAGACCTAAAGACAGATAAGGAAGAGGACATTACTTATGTAACATCTGCCAAGCCTACTGTCAAAGCTATGGAGGATCTGCTCTTTGCCTCAAAGATATGCAAACACAGCAAGTCCAACACCATTGTGCTGGCTAAGGATAAGCAACTCATCGCCAGCGGGGTAGGGCAAACCAGCCGTGTTGATGCCTTAAAGCAGGCTATTGAAAAGGCTAAGGAGTTTAAAGCCGACCTTCGTGGGGCTGTAATGGCAAGCGATGCCTTCTTCCCTTTCCCTGATTGCGTAGAAATCGCTTACAATGAGGGTATTAAGGACGTAATTCAACCTGGAGGCTCTGTTAAAGACCAAGAGAGTATTGACTTCTGCAACCATCACGACGTGGCAATGGTATTTACGGGAATACGACACTTTAAACATTAGGATAAGTAGAGAGAAGCGAGAAACAAGTAGCAAGACAACGATAACACTCATTACTCTCTATTCACTACTCATTACCCATTAAAAAAATCATTAGATAATGAAACACATAGCAGCGGTTGGGGGCTATTTTATTATGCTCTACGACATATTTCGCAAGCGCACGCGTTGGTCAATCACCAAGGATTTAATACTTAGGGAGATCGACGACCTCATCTTTGGCTCTATAGGCATAGTAGCCTTCATCTCCTTCTTCGTAGGGGGTGTAGTAGCCGTACAAACAGCCTTGAATATCGACAATCCTTTTATACCAAAGTACCTCATCGGGTTTGCTACACGGCAATCCATTGTGCTGGAATTTGCTCCTACCTTCACGGCGATTATCCTCGCTGGTAAGATAGGCTCTTTCGTTACTTCAAGCATCGGTACGATGCGCGTAACCGAGCAGATCGATGCCTTAGACATTATGGGGGTAAACTCTGTCAATTACTTGGTATTTCCGAAGATAGTAGCCTTGATGCTCCTGCCTTTCCTCATCGCTCTGGGGATGTATCTCGGGGTGCTGGGCGGATGGGCAGCCTCAGTGATGAGTGGCTATACCACCTCAAGCGAGTTCGTGCAGGGGGTACAGTACGACTTCAAGGCCTATAGCCTCGTCTATGCCTTTACCAAGACTATTGTCTTTGCCTTCTTCTTGGCTACCATCCCTTCCTATCACGGCTA from Capnocytophaga haemolytica harbors:
- a CDS encoding shikimate dehydrogenase family protein, with protein sequence MKNLYALVGRNIAYSFSRAYFAEKFQREGLADCQYVNFDIQRIEELPALIAAHPHLRGFNVTIPYKRDILPLLSSIDPVAEAIGAVNTVKITPEGLVGYNTDAYGFAESLKPLLKPQHTHALILGTGGASQAVAYVLKSLGIAYRFVSRTPHLGQFAYTDLNGSLLKKYTLIINCTPLGTFPNTEACPPLPYQHLTEAHLLYDLIYNPEKTTFLQKGAAKGAHICNGQQMLELQAEAAWGIWRQP
- a CDS encoding ABC transporter permease produces the protein MFIYLQLLKESFNFAIKSLRDNKLRTVLSLLGVTVGIFSIISVLAAVDSLNKMIQDQLSGLDKNMITLCKFSFAPTDVPQWKRFQFPQVTYQEFEQLQREMTNTEVVVYQIFGVNSSLKYGGKTIENVSVEAVSAGVEMLNDIKIAKGRFFTDTEANTGSAVIVLGHNIAQQLFGSEEPLDKEIRAFGRKMRVVGVLKRYGDMGDDTDEKAYTDANFVRTFIPTGPNGYPAAVTFKPKKGTDAIAYEETLRARVRTMRGLKPEQIDNFFLNKVSSFTDMIDETISMMNLIGWIIGGFSILVGGFGIANIMFVSVKERTNLIGVQKSLGAKNQFILFQFLFEAVLLAIIGGLAGLLLVWLLTFALSGISETFHFILSFKNIAIGLGISFVVGLLSGIIPASSAARLNPVEAIRTGQ
- the purH gene encoding bifunctional phosphoribosylaminoimidazolecarboxamide formyltransferase/IMP cyclohydrolase; this translates as MSTTKQAKSALISVFDKTGLEPIVHRMKTLGITIYSTGGTESFLKNLGVEVIPVESVTDYPSILGGRVKTLHPKIFGGILNRQDNDNDVEEMKQYTIPQIDIVIVDLYPFEKTVHSGASEAEIIEKIDIGGISLIRAAAKNFADVLCISSVNQYDALLNILVEQHGATTLEERRHFAAEAFAVSSHYDTAIFNYFNQKEQIPCLKISESEGQVLRYGENPHQKGEYYGNLNALFKKMHGKELSYNNLLDIDAAVNLMAEFSHDDPTFAILKHNNACGVATRKTIAEAYQATLAGDPVSAFGGILISNTKIDSATAELIHPLFFEVIIAPSYSDEALTILEQKKNRIILVKRSADLPKMSLRSCLNGYLVQEKDLKTDKEEDITYVTSAKPTVKAMEDLLFASKICKHSKSNTIVLAKDKQLIASGVGQTSRVDALKQAIEKAKEFKADLRGAVMASDAFFPFPDCVEIAYNEGIKDVIQPGGSVKDQESIDFCNHHDVAMVFTGIRHFKH
- a CDS encoding MlaE family ABC transporter permease translates to MKHIAAVGGYFIMLYDIFRKRTRWSITKDLILREIDDLIFGSIGIVAFISFFVGGVVAVQTALNIDNPFIPKYLIGFATRQSIVLEFAPTFTAIILAGKIGSFVTSSIGTMRVTEQIDALDIMGVNSVNYLVFPKIVALMLLPFLIALGMYLGVLGGWAASVMSGYTTSSEFVQGVQYDFKAYSLVYAFTKTIVFAFFLATIPSYHGYYMKGGALDVGKASTVSFVWTSIVIILSNSVITQLFYT